From Dietzia sp. ANT_WB102, a single genomic window includes:
- a CDS encoding proton-conducting transporter membrane subunit has product MTALLLPLLAAIPVMAAAVTAVAPSRLFGRLVALAVPTATAVAGVALLVLHRSDPVIATAVGGFIPGVAIPFVADSFTALMLVTTGVVALMSLVFCSQTGEFGRSRYFAPLALLLLAGANGALLTGDLFNLFVFVEVMLLPSYALIAMTGTWRRLGVGRLFVVINLLTSTLLLAGVGFVYATAGSVNLAVLAGAAMADGRVGAALGVVLMALCIKAGAVPVHGWLPRAYPGTSAGVMALFSALHTKVALYAIIRIWATAFDLDPAWGRVMLVVALVTTLWGAVASAAPDGAREILAWQMVSGVGVILAALAVAQAPGGAIVYMIHHMVTIGALVMLFGAAEHVYRSGQLGGLSGLWYRERPLAVLLVLAIAALVGLPPTSGLIGKLEVITAALGTGGPWGVVTVVVVLAASLIGLVAMLRLWRGTMWGGPNHPAGDADRIDEAAPTDDDESPWTLRVPARMLVPGGALTAVSVALFLGYGAVAPEMDRAVAGLVDTGAYVSAVLDGPDAMTASTIGGGS; this is encoded by the coding sequence GTGACCGCCCTGCTCCTGCCCTTGCTTGCCGCCATCCCGGTGATGGCCGCCGCCGTGACCGCCGTCGCACCGTCTCGACTGTTCGGACGACTCGTGGCGCTGGCAGTCCCGACGGCCACCGCGGTCGCCGGTGTCGCACTGCTGGTGCTGCACCGCTCGGACCCGGTGATCGCCACCGCTGTGGGCGGGTTCATCCCGGGCGTGGCGATCCCCTTCGTCGCCGATTCCTTCACCGCACTCATGCTCGTCACCACCGGCGTGGTGGCGCTGATGTCCCTGGTGTTCTGTTCTCAGACCGGCGAGTTCGGTCGCAGTCGCTACTTCGCCCCGCTCGCGTTGCTGCTGCTCGCCGGCGCCAACGGCGCCCTGCTCACCGGTGATTTGTTCAACCTCTTCGTCTTTGTCGAGGTCATGCTGCTGCCCTCGTACGCGCTCATCGCCATGACGGGCACGTGGCGCCGGCTCGGGGTGGGCCGATTGTTCGTGGTGATCAACCTGCTCACCTCGACACTGCTGCTCGCGGGCGTGGGTTTTGTGTACGCCACCGCCGGAAGCGTCAACCTGGCTGTGCTCGCGGGGGCCGCGATGGCCGACGGTCGGGTCGGCGCCGCGCTGGGTGTGGTGTTGATGGCCCTGTGCATCAAGGCCGGCGCAGTCCCCGTCCACGGATGGCTGCCCCGCGCCTACCCCGGCACCTCCGCAGGCGTGATGGCGCTGTTCTCCGCGCTGCACACGAAGGTGGCGCTCTACGCGATCATCCGGATCTGGGCGACCGCGTTCGACCTCGACCCCGCGTGGGGCCGCGTGATGCTTGTAGTGGCGCTGGTGACCACACTGTGGGGCGCCGTCGCCTCGGCAGCCCCCGACGGCGCCCGCGAGATCCTCGCCTGGCAGATGGTCTCCGGGGTCGGCGTCATCCTGGCCGCGCTCGCCGTCGCGCAGGCTCCCGGCGGCGCGATCGTCTACATGATCCACCACATGGTCACCATCGGGGCGTTGGTGATGCTGTTCGGTGCCGCCGAGCACGTCTATCGCAGCGGTCAACTCGGTGGGTTGTCCGGGCTGTGGTACCGCGAACGTCCCCTGGCCGTTCTGCTGGTGCTCGCCATCGCGGCCCTGGTGGGACTGCCGCCCACCTCGGGACTGATCGGCAAACTGGAGGTCATCACCGCCGCCCTCGGGACGGGCGGCCCGTGGGGGGTCGTCACCGTCGTCGTCGTCCTCGCAGCCTCCCTCATCGGGCTCGTGGCGATGCTCCGCCTGTGGCGCGGCACGATGTGGGGCGGGCCGAACCACCCTGCTGGTGACGCCGACCGGATCGACGAGGCCGCGCCGACGGACGACGACGAGTCCCCCTGGACGCTGCGCGTGCCGGCGCGCATGCTCGTTCCCGGTGGCGCACTCACGGCCGTGTCGGTGGCGTTGTTCCTGGGATACGGAGCGGTCGCCCCAGAGATGGACCGCGCGGTGGCCGGCCTCGTCGACACCGGCGCGTACGTCTCAGCCGTGCTCGACGGTCCGGACGCGATGACAGCCTCCACGATCGGGGGAGGCTCGTGA
- a CDS encoding monovalent cation/H+ antiporter complex subunit F, giving the protein MSPLLTGLLAVSTVIVVASMVVAAVRAVRGPGDANRAVMADLSYFCAVALFVLFVIRRGSTVALDVVMLGSLIGVLSTVALARLLSRGRR; this is encoded by the coding sequence ATGAGCCCACTCCTGACGGGGCTACTGGCCGTGTCGACCGTGATCGTCGTGGCGAGCATGGTGGTGGCGGCGGTCCGCGCGGTACGCGGGCCGGGCGACGCCAACCGTGCCGTCATGGCCGACCTGAGCTACTTCTGCGCCGTGGCACTGTTCGTGCTCTTCGTGATCCGCCGGGGATCCACGGTGGCTCTGGACGTGGTCATGCTCGGTTCGCTCATCGGTGTGCTCTCGACCGTCGCCCTGGCGAGGCTGCTCTCGCGTGGGCGCCGGTGA
- a CDS encoding metallophosphoesterase: MPRPSRKTQGSMTSPARAAAVLAGTVVAGAVYATGWERNAFTLRRHTLPLLAAGSQPLTILHISDLHMMPGQKRKQQFVASLAALEPDLVVNTGDNLSDVKAVPSVVQSLGPLLARPGAFVFGSNDYFAPVPKNPLPYIGIGRKKHSTIPLPWRDLKAAFTERGWVDATHKRSEIAVDGRRVLVTGVDDPHIGRDRYNEIAGPAGPAFDLRIGLLHSPEPRVLDRFDADGYDLALAGHTHGGQLCLPTGAIVTNCGIDRSRAQGLSAWGRNLVLHVSAGLGTSPYVPVRTFCRPEATLLELVAAPGGGGEESKVPVTPQRVKVPLPV; encoded by the coding sequence ATGCCACGCCCCTCACGGAAGACCCAGGGTTCGATGACCTCCCCCGCCCGCGCGGCGGCCGTCCTCGCCGGGACGGTCGTGGCCGGGGCCGTGTACGCCACGGGCTGGGAGCGCAACGCCTTCACCCTGCGCCGACACACCCTGCCCCTGCTCGCGGCCGGGTCGCAGCCGCTCACGATCCTCCACATCTCTGACCTGCACATGATGCCGGGCCAGAAACGCAAGCAGCAGTTCGTCGCTTCGCTGGCGGCTCTGGAGCCCGATCTGGTCGTCAATACCGGGGACAATCTCTCGGACGTCAAGGCGGTGCCGTCCGTTGTCCAGTCCCTCGGCCCGCTGCTCGCCCGGCCCGGCGCGTTCGTGTTCGGCTCCAACGACTACTTCGCCCCGGTCCCCAAGAACCCGCTGCCGTATATCGGGATCGGCCGCAAGAAGCACTCGACCATCCCACTGCCGTGGCGCGATCTCAAGGCCGCCTTCACCGAGCGGGGCTGGGTCGACGCCACCCACAAGCGCTCCGAGATCGCCGTGGACGGCCGACGCGTGCTGGTCACCGGGGTCGACGACCCCCACATCGGCCGCGACCGCTACAACGAGATCGCCGGGCCCGCCGGGCCGGCCTTCGACCTGAGGATCGGGTTGCTGCACTCGCCGGAGCCGCGAGTGCTGGACCGATTCGATGCCGATGGGTACGACCTCGCGCTTGCCGGGCACACCCACGGCGGTCAGCTCTGTCTGCCGACCGGCGCGATCGTCACCAATTGCGGGATCGACCGTTCGCGAGCGCAGGGCCTGTCCGCGTGGGGCCGGAACCTGGTTCTGCACGTCTCCGCGGGGCTCGGCACCTCGCCGTACGTTCCGGTCCGCACGTTCTGCCGCCCGGAGGCCACGCTGCTGGAACTGGTGGCCGCGCCCGGTGGCGGCGGGGAGGAATCCAAGGTGCCGGTGACCCCGCAGCGGGTGAAGGTGCCCCTGCCCGTCTGA
- a CDS encoding monovalent cation/H(+) antiporter subunit G, translating into MITDLLIGVPALLGSLCFLVAAVTMFRAGDALTRINILSVATGLGMMLFISSAYVHELRSGFSWVELAKAFVALGATVVVTSVASITLARAAYRADGKLDPLTAYDDIAEEY; encoded by the coding sequence ATGATCACAGACCTGCTGATCGGCGTGCCGGCGTTGCTCGGGTCGCTCTGCTTCCTGGTCGCCGCGGTGACCATGTTCCGGGCCGGGGACGCACTCACCCGCATCAATATCTTGTCGGTGGCGACCGGCCTGGGGATGATGCTGTTCATCTCCTCGGCGTACGTGCATGAGCTGAGGTCCGGGTTCAGCTGGGTGGAGCTCGCAAAGGCGTTCGTGGCCCTCGGCGCGACGGTGGTGGTGACCTCGGTCGCCTCCATCACTCTGGCCCGTGCCGCCTACCGCGCCGACGGCAAGCTCGACCCATTGACGGCGTACGACGACATCGCGGAGGAGTACTGA
- a CDS encoding sodium:proton antiporter: protein MTIAIMIGVITAGGVYLMMQRGMVRVVFGLSLISHAVNLALLSSGVAAWRAEPLADVNGTDVSADPLPQAFVLTAIVITLAVTVFMLALAVVSRDDDTHVVPPTGEDHAS from the coding sequence GTGACCATCGCGATCATGATCGGAGTCATCACCGCCGGCGGCGTGTACCTGATGATGCAGCGGGGCATGGTCCGCGTGGTGTTCGGCCTGTCGCTGATCAGCCATGCGGTCAACCTCGCGCTGCTCAGCTCAGGTGTGGCCGCGTGGCGGGCCGAGCCGCTCGCCGACGTGAACGGGACCGACGTGTCGGCCGACCCACTGCCTCAGGCGTTCGTCCTCACTGCGATCGTCATCACGCTCGCGGTGACGGTGTTCATGCTCGCCCTCGCCGTGGTGAGCCGCGACGACGACACCCACGTCGTTCCGCCCACCGGTGAGGACCACGCGTCGTGA
- the mgtE gene encoding magnesium transporter, which produces MTAVALRDPSVAARQLDILIAAGGLHDAAELVSSMPTWLVVDVLERSGAKDRAVLFRLLPKADAHFAFQSLVPPLQSELIHDLQDDRVRQIFSELDPDDRAGLIDELPADVATRLMRDLSPEEQALTAVVLDYPVGSVGRRMTPQFVSTHPDTTAAETLERVSRKIDDVETIYALPVTDEERTLVGIVGLRAVMRADPETPIRELMNDAVSARARESAEKAARRCSGERFIVLPIVDNEDRLVGILTFDDALRILEDADSEDTARQGGVEPLRRPYLSTPLRSLVRSRVLWLLVLAVGAALTVQVLEVFESTLEQVVALSLFVPLIIGTGGNTGNQAATTVTRALALGDVSPRDTFRVLWQEVRTGFTLGLILGIVAFCVAGLVYGMNFGIVIGLTLLSLCTVAASVGGVMPMLAKTLRADPAVFSNPFISTFVDATGLVVYFLIARAVLGL; this is translated from the coding sequence ATGACCGCCGTCGCGTTGCGCGATCCGAGCGTGGCCGCTCGCCAACTCGATATCCTCATCGCTGCCGGTGGCCTCCATGACGCCGCCGAACTGGTGTCGTCCATGCCGACCTGGTTGGTGGTCGACGTCCTCGAACGCAGCGGCGCGAAAGACCGCGCCGTCCTCTTCCGCCTGCTCCCGAAGGCCGACGCACATTTCGCGTTCCAGTCGCTCGTCCCCCCGCTGCAGTCCGAACTGATCCACGACCTGCAAGACGACCGAGTACGACAGATATTCTCCGAACTCGACCCGGACGACCGCGCGGGTCTCATCGACGAACTCCCCGCCGATGTGGCGACCCGGTTGATGCGGGACCTCTCACCCGAGGAGCAGGCACTCACCGCCGTCGTCCTCGATTACCCCGTCGGCTCGGTGGGTCGCCGCATGACTCCGCAGTTCGTCTCCACCCACCCCGACACCACAGCGGCCGAGACGCTCGAACGAGTCTCGCGCAAGATCGACGACGTTGAGACGATCTACGCCCTGCCGGTGACCGACGAGGAGCGCACACTCGTCGGGATCGTGGGGCTGCGCGCGGTGATGCGGGCGGATCCCGAGACCCCGATCCGTGAGCTGATGAACGACGCCGTGAGCGCCCGCGCACGCGAGTCGGCCGAGAAGGCGGCCCGCCGATGCTCGGGCGAGCGATTCATCGTGCTCCCGATCGTCGACAACGAGGACCGGCTTGTCGGGATCCTCACCTTCGACGACGCGCTGCGCATCCTCGAGGATGCCGACTCCGAGGACACCGCCCGGCAGGGTGGTGTCGAGCCCCTGCGGCGCCCCTACCTCTCGACGCCGCTGCGGTCGCTCGTCCGTTCTCGCGTGCTGTGGTTGCTCGTACTCGCCGTGGGCGCCGCGCTCACGGTTCAGGTTCTGGAAGTTTTCGAGTCGACACTCGAACAGGTCGTGGCGCTGTCCCTGTTCGTTCCCCTGATCATCGGCACGGGCGGTAATACCGGTAATCAGGCCGCTACCACGGTCACCCGCGCGCTGGCGTTGGGCGACGTGAGCCCCCGGGACACTTTCCGCGTGCTCTGGCAGGAAGTCCGCACCGGGTTCACCCTGGGGCTCATCCTGGGGATCGTCGCGTTCTGTGTGGCGGGGCTCGTCTACGGCATGAACTTCGGGATAGTGATCGGGCTGACCCTGCTGTCGTTGTGCACGGTCGCGGCGTCGGTCGGCGGGGTCATGCCGATGCTCGCCAAGACGTTGCGCGCCGACCCGGCCGTGTTCTCCAACCCGTTCATCTCGACCTTCGTCGATGCCACCGGCCTGGTGGTGTACTTCCTCATCGCGCGGGCGGTCCTGGGCTTGTAG
- a CDS encoding acyl-CoA dehydrogenase — MTSETDVQNAAAGDSAPEPGRIVHPNYGRITTTGAGNVAVAAELQKVLDGPRADVRELTRKSLTSDMLNPIGLTLEEHRDHVMAQMKRLSDSGMPELGFRKEDGGTGDTGGALTSFEMLGHVDLSLMVKAGVQWGLFGGAIANLGNSETRKKYIPDVMSLDLLGCFAMTEVGGGSDVQNLETTATFDRETDEFVINTPTPSAEKAYIGNAGRDGRMAAVFAQLITTADDGGELRHGVHCLLVPIRDEAGNDLPGVRTTDHGHKGGLDGVDNGRIWFDDVRVPREALLDRFGTVDANGEYSSPIESVGARFFTMLGTLIRGRVSVGAAAGAAGRTALAMAVRYSLVRRQFDHPETGRGIPLLEYREHQRRLMPRVARAYAYACAQNAIISQLDEFERNPEAYDEVRRREMETHAAGIKATVTAFANDTLTEARLACGGAGYMAENRITEIRKDCDVFSTFEGDNVVLTQLVGKELMSAYAAEFGNMDQRETVAFALSTAVDVVQEKARTSTLWQKLVDAVTDREHTDLLDRGNQLQLLVDREEHLLETVARRLRKAEGQDGSAAFKVFNSAQDHLLQAGRAHMDSWVFARFAEAVDACDDPEAKEVLGMLCDLYVLDIVDHDKGWFLEHNRLTTERTKAATADRNRLCTKLAGRARTLVDAFAIPEFVFEVPMLTDGGVDTITDEPADEYEVAGLAD; from the coding sequence ATGACCTCCGAGACCGACGTCCAGAATGCCGCCGCAGGAGACAGTGCACCCGAACCCGGCCGGATCGTGCACCCGAACTACGGCCGGATCACCACGACCGGCGCGGGAAACGTGGCCGTCGCGGCCGAGCTTCAAAAGGTCCTCGACGGGCCGCGGGCGGATGTCCGCGAGCTCACTCGCAAATCCCTGACCTCGGACATGCTCAATCCCATCGGGCTGACCCTGGAAGAGCATCGTGACCACGTCATGGCGCAGATGAAGCGACTCTCGGACTCGGGCATGCCCGAGCTCGGGTTCCGGAAGGAGGACGGTGGTACCGGGGACACGGGTGGCGCGCTGACGTCCTTCGAGATGCTCGGGCACGTGGACCTGTCGCTCATGGTCAAGGCCGGCGTCCAGTGGGGCCTGTTCGGCGGCGCGATCGCCAACCTCGGCAACTCCGAGACCCGCAAGAAGTACATCCCCGACGTTATGTCGCTCGACCTGCTCGGCTGCTTCGCGATGACCGAGGTCGGCGGGGGCTCCGATGTGCAGAATCTGGAGACCACCGCCACGTTCGACCGTGAGACCGACGAGTTCGTCATCAACACCCCCACCCCCAGCGCGGAGAAGGCCTACATCGGCAACGCCGGACGTGACGGCCGGATGGCCGCAGTGTTCGCCCAGCTGATCACCACCGCCGACGACGGCGGAGAGCTCCGCCACGGTGTGCACTGCCTTCTGGTGCCGATCCGGGACGAGGCGGGCAACGACCTGCCGGGCGTCCGGACCACCGACCACGGCCACAAGGGCGGTCTCGACGGGGTGGACAACGGTCGCATCTGGTTCGACGACGTGCGCGTCCCCCGCGAGGCGCTGCTCGACCGCTTCGGCACCGTCGACGCCAACGGCGAGTACTCCTCCCCGATCGAGTCTGTGGGCGCCCGCTTCTTCACGATGCTCGGCACGCTCATCCGCGGACGCGTATCGGTGGGCGCGGCGGCCGGTGCGGCGGGCCGCACCGCGCTGGCGATGGCTGTGCGGTACTCACTGGTCCGCCGCCAGTTCGACCACCCGGAGACCGGCCGGGGTATCCCGCTGTTGGAATACCGCGAGCACCAGCGGCGGCTCATGCCGCGGGTCGCCCGCGCGTACGCGTACGCGTGCGCCCAAAACGCGATCATCTCCCAGCTCGACGAGTTCGAGAGGAACCCGGAGGCCTACGACGAGGTCCGCCGCCGCGAGATGGAGACCCACGCCGCGGGCATCAAAGCCACGGTCACGGCGTTCGCCAACGACACCCTCACTGAGGCACGCCTGGCCTGCGGCGGCGCCGGCTACATGGCGGAGAACCGCATCACCGAGATCCGCAAGGACTGCGACGTCTTCTCGACCTTCGAAGGCGACAACGTGGTGCTCACCCAGCTCGTCGGTAAGGAGCTCATGAGCGCCTACGCCGCAGAGTTCGGCAATATGGACCAGCGTGAGACCGTGGCGTTCGCGCTCAGCACCGCCGTCGACGTGGTGCAGGAGAAGGCCCGGACGTCCACGCTGTGGCAGAAGCTCGTCGACGCGGTGACCGACCGTGAGCACACGGACCTGCTCGACCGGGGCAATCAGCTCCAGTTGCTCGTTGATCGCGAGGAGCACCTGCTGGAGACCGTTGCCCGCCGCCTACGCAAGGCGGAGGGCCAGGACGGGTCTGCGGCGTTCAAGGTGTTCAATTCGGCTCAGGATCACCTCCTCCAGGCTGGCCGTGCGCACATGGACAGTTGGGTGTTCGCCCGCTTCGCCGAGGCCGTGGACGCGTGTGACGATCCCGAGGCGAAGGAGGTGCTGGGGATGCTGTGCGACCTGTACGTGCTGGACATCGTCGACCACGACAAGGGCTGGTTCCTCGAGCACAACCGTCTCACCACCGAGCGCACGAAGGCCGCGACGGCCGACCGTAACCGGTTGTGCACGAAGCTGGCGGGACGGGCGCGCACCTTGGTGGACGCGTTCGCGATCCCGGAATTCGTCTTTGAGGTGCCCATGCTCACCGATGGCGGCGTGGACACGATCACCGATGAGCCCGCCGACGAGTATGAGGTCGCGGGCCTGGCCGACTGA
- the mbhE gene encoding hydrogen gas-evolving membrane-bound hydrogenase subunit E, which yields MSPVLAIAVTGLATTLAWPLTRWLGRGAGWPLALLYLVGAFALLSPLSLALSGMPTAVVRIPWVPARDWTLDLFADPTGLLFAMLALVIGAVVLIYSSSYLSDDGNRGRGGGGRPQHYGFYQLMTLFTVSMLGLVLTDSMVLLYVCWELTSLASFALIANSGRPAYAAALRTLTVTIVGGLVLLGALVAIWLRTGTTSISAALSDDVWAADPGFTAAVAVAVAIAAFTKSAQFPFHFWLPDAMAASTPVSAYLHAAAVVKAGIFLLMRFSPAFHDVPVWNALLVSVGMGTAVMAAVFALQKTDLKQLLAYSTVSQLGWIITAIGVGTQGALAAAALHTVAHALFKSGLFMLVGVVDHGAGTRDIRELDPLWRRMPWAFGATVLGAGAMAAVPPTLGYVSKESMLIAFGDVAGGHPVAVTALLTAAVIGAILTFLYCARIVLGGFLGVYRDPARPAADAGEVHEGQARLWLPAALPAAIGLPLALVVWVFDVPMSAIAESAAGPFGWPPHEPGAAVAYGTAPAGTIDDLTYEAHFALWHGLTLEAGLTALILVVGVVLVWRRATIDRVLARELLPFTGASALEGLMTATTRAGRALVRPTASDSPARHAGALLAALIVYTVGVGGWALVSGASIPPRVAGLDSAIDVMLLLVVAVAVVGLCIARSRLSAAVLLSAVGIAVTVQIFGLGAPDVGLTQLLVEALTIIMFVLVLRRLPRDFIAASRRRNTAALIVAALTGVVATVGVLVFTGRRERSPIGMYLLENGPRITGGNNVVNTILVEFRALDTLGEVAVLGVAGVAILAVLGSVRTPADTVASATDQELLPGTEQSTGSAAEALEDAARNTVPLQLLARGVTPVLALISLILLWRGHNEPGGGFIAALVASCAFALIYLARESDRPVSRPSTPVSLIGVGLLLTGLTGIGGYALGQFLEPAHWLVAGQHISSALIFDLGVFAAVLGLVMTAFNTLGAGRAPTEVVPGPDAPSTGHRRARGPGRARRGADAEVVR from the coding sequence ATGAGCCCCGTCCTCGCGATTGCTGTCACAGGCCTGGCGACGACACTCGCTTGGCCGCTCACGCGGTGGCTGGGCCGCGGCGCCGGGTGGCCTCTCGCGCTGCTGTATCTCGTCGGGGCGTTCGCGCTGTTGTCACCGCTGTCTCTGGCCCTGTCGGGGATGCCGACCGCGGTCGTGCGCATCCCTTGGGTGCCAGCCCGCGACTGGACCCTCGACCTGTTCGCGGACCCCACGGGCCTGCTGTTCGCGATGCTCGCGCTGGTGATCGGCGCGGTCGTGTTGATCTACTCGTCGTCGTATCTCTCCGACGACGGCAACCGCGGGCGCGGCGGCGGGGGCCGCCCGCAGCACTACGGTTTCTACCAGCTCATGACCCTGTTCACGGTCTCGATGCTGGGGCTCGTCCTCACCGATTCGATGGTGTTGCTCTACGTGTGCTGGGAGCTCACGTCCCTGGCGTCGTTCGCGCTGATCGCCAACTCGGGTCGCCCCGCATACGCGGCCGCTCTGCGCACCCTCACGGTGACGATCGTCGGCGGCTTGGTCCTGCTGGGCGCTCTCGTGGCCATCTGGCTGCGCACTGGTACCACGTCCATCTCTGCAGCCCTCAGCGACGACGTGTGGGCCGCGGACCCCGGATTCACCGCCGCGGTGGCGGTGGCCGTGGCGATCGCGGCTTTCACCAAGTCCGCGCAGTTCCCGTTCCACTTCTGGCTGCCCGACGCGATGGCCGCTTCGACCCCGGTGAGCGCCTACCTTCACGCCGCAGCAGTGGTCAAGGCTGGCATCTTCCTGTTGATGCGATTCTCACCCGCGTTCCACGATGTGCCGGTGTGGAACGCACTGCTCGTGTCCGTGGGTATGGGTACCGCGGTGATGGCGGCCGTGTTCGCGCTGCAGAAGACCGACCTCAAGCAACTCCTGGCCTATTCCACCGTCAGCCAACTGGGGTGGATCATCACTGCGATCGGGGTCGGGACGCAGGGGGCGCTCGCCGCGGCAGCACTCCACACCGTCGCCCACGCCCTGTTCAAGTCCGGACTGTTCATGCTGGTCGGCGTCGTGGACCACGGGGCGGGGACGCGCGATATTCGGGAGCTCGACCCGCTGTGGCGGCGCATGCCGTGGGCGTTCGGCGCCACCGTGCTCGGCGCGGGCGCCATGGCCGCCGTGCCCCCCACCCTCGGTTACGTCTCCAAGGAGTCCATGCTCATCGCGTTCGGTGACGTGGCTGGTGGACACCCGGTGGCGGTCACCGCCCTGCTCACCGCCGCGGTGATCGGAGCGATCCTCACGTTTCTCTATTGTGCGCGCATCGTGCTGGGCGGCTTCCTCGGCGTCTACCGCGACCCGGCCCGCCCGGCTGCCGACGCGGGCGAGGTCCACGAGGGCCAGGCACGCCTCTGGTTGCCTGCCGCGCTACCCGCCGCGATCGGGTTGCCTCTGGCGCTGGTGGTCTGGGTGTTCGACGTGCCGATGTCGGCGATCGCCGAGTCCGCTGCCGGGCCGTTCGGCTGGCCCCCGCACGAGCCGGGCGCCGCGGTCGCCTACGGAACCGCGCCCGCCGGGACGATCGACGACCTGACCTACGAGGCCCACTTCGCGTTGTGGCACGGGCTGACCCTCGAGGCCGGGCTCACCGCCCTCATCCTGGTGGTCGGCGTGGTGTTGGTCTGGCGGCGCGCGACGATCGACCGCGTGCTCGCGCGCGAGCTGCTGCCGTTCACCGGCGCCTCCGCGCTCGAGGGACTGATGACGGCCACCACTCGCGCCGGCCGGGCCCTGGTCCGGCCGACCGCGTCGGACTCGCCCGCCCGCCATGCCGGCGCCCTGCTAGCGGCGCTGATCGTCTACACCGTCGGGGTCGGCGGGTGGGCCTTGGTGAGCGGCGCCTCGATCCCTCCTCGCGTCGCCGGGCTCGACAGCGCGATCGACGTGATGCTGCTCCTGGTGGTCGCGGTAGCCGTGGTCGGGCTGTGTATCGCGCGCTCGCGGCTGTCCGCGGCAGTGCTGCTGTCGGCGGTCGGTATCGCCGTGACTGTCCAGATCTTCGGCCTCGGCGCGCCCGATGTCGGCCTGACCCAACTGCTGGTCGAAGCGCTCACGATCATTATGTTCGTGCTGGTCCTGCGACGTCTGCCCCGCGACTTCATCGCCGCCTCACGCCGCAGGAACACCGCCGCCCTCATCGTGGCCGCGCTCACCGGCGTCGTCGCCACCGTTGGTGTACTGGTCTTCACCGGGCGTCGGGAGCGTTCCCCGATCGGCATGTACCTGTTGGAGAACGGCCCCCGGATCACGGGCGGGAACAACGTGGTGAACACGATCCTGGTGGAGTTCCGCGCACTCGACACCCTCGGCGAGGTGGCCGTGCTGGGGGTAGCCGGCGTCGCGATCCTCGCCGTCCTCGGCTCGGTCCGGACCCCCGCCGACACCGTGGCGTCCGCCACTGATCAGGAATTGCTCCCCGGCACTGAACAGAGCACCGGATCAGCCGCGGAAGCGCTGGAGGACGCCGCCCGCAACACCGTTCCGCTGCAACTGCTGGCGCGTGGGGTGACCCCGGTCCTTGCCCTGATCTCGCTCATTCTGCTGTGGCGTGGTCACAATGAGCCCGGGGGCGGTTTCATCGCTGCTCTGGTGGCATCGTGCGCCTTCGCCCTGATCTATCTGGCCCGTGAGTCGGACCGTCCAGTCAGCCGGCCCTCGACGCCGGTCTCGCTCATCGGCGTGGGTCTGCTGCTCACGGGGCTCACCGGGATCGGTGGCTATGCGCTCGGGCAGTTCCTCGAGCCCGCCCACTGGCTCGTGGCGGGCCAGCACATTTCCAGCGCCCTCATCTTTGACCTCGGGGTGTTCGCCGCCGTTCTCGGGTTGGTCATGACCGCGTTCAACACTCTCGGTGCCGGCCGCGCCCCCACCGAGGTCGTGCCGGGCCCGGATGCGCCGAGTACCGGTCACCGCCGAGCGCGCGGCCCCGGCCGAGCCCGTCGCGGAGCTGACGCGGAGGTGGTCCGGTGA
- a CDS encoding Na+/H+ antiporter subunit E: MIRRVLRAPLVLGWLLWNVVLSSWALAKEALTPGPIGTPVLVRYPMRCRTDVEITALAWAITVTPGTLVTVIGDDELWVHVVMGGPREEMIELLGHTEDRILSVLRGDER; the protein is encoded by the coding sequence GTGATCCGCCGCGTGCTCCGCGCCCCGCTCGTCCTGGGCTGGCTGCTGTGGAATGTCGTGCTCTCCTCGTGGGCGCTGGCCAAGGAGGCGTTGACTCCCGGACCGATCGGGACGCCGGTCTTGGTGCGATACCCCATGCGCTGCCGCACCGACGTCGAGATCACGGCCCTGGCCTGGGCGATCACAGTGACTCCCGGCACACTGGTGACCGTCATCGGTGATGACGAGTTGTGGGTCCACGTGGTGATGGGCGGCCCCCGGGAGGAGATGATCGAGTTGCTGGGTCACACCGAGGACCGGATCCTCTCCGTACTGCGGGGGGATGAGAGATGA